One genomic window of Lusitaniella coriacea LEGE 07157 includes the following:
- a CDS encoding stage II sporulation protein M: MNIKRWIARREPNWKRLDGLLQQVERRGLRSLGAKQIRELASLYRSVSADLARARTNRVGKTIEGDLQRLTSRSYNQVYQGFRRQEWQAVREFVAWGFPALVQRTWGYIAIAAGLFLAGTLIAWWYAWQDPVFMSLVVPEELIVKVRDRGELWMGSIVGMEPLASSSIMTNNLRVSFGAVAGGITGGIYTIYILFYNGVLIGAIATLVGQNGLAYPFWAFVLPHGSLELPAIFFAGGGGLLIARAILIPGQYRRKDALKFYGSQAAQLMFGVVVMLIIAGIIEGFFSPSPLVPDVFKYLVGAGIFSVFVLYCSRGFNDAERG, encoded by the coding sequence ATGAATATTAAACGATGGATTGCACGGCGAGAACCGAATTGGAAGCGGTTGGATGGGCTGTTGCAGCAGGTGGAAAGACGGGGATTGCGATCGCTAGGAGCAAAGCAAATTCGGGAGTTAGCGAGTTTATATCGTTCGGTTTCGGCGGACTTGGCGCGGGCGCGGACGAATCGGGTAGGGAAAACGATCGAGGGGGATTTACAACGGCTTACTTCCCGCAGCTATAATCAAGTGTACCAAGGGTTTCGCCGCCAGGAATGGCAAGCGGTTCGGGAGTTTGTGGCTTGGGGATTTCCGGCGTTGGTGCAGCGAACTTGGGGCTATATCGCGATCGCGGCGGGACTATTTTTAGCAGGTACATTGATTGCCTGGTGGTACGCTTGGCAAGATCCGGTTTTTATGTCTCTGGTGGTTCCGGAGGAGTTGATCGTAAAGGTGCGCGATCGCGGCGAGTTGTGGATGGGTTCGATTGTCGGGATGGAACCCCTCGCCTCCAGTAGCATTATGACCAATAATCTGAGGGTTTCTTTTGGGGCTGTTGCTGGGGGAATCACGGGAGGAATTTATACCATCTATATTCTTTTTTACAATGGCGTATTGATTGGCGCGATCGCGACCCTCGTCGGTCAAAATGGTCTAGCCTATCCCTTTTGGGCGTTTGTCCTCCCCCACGGTTCCCTCGAATTACCCGCTATCTTTTTCGCTGGCGGTGGGGGGTTGCTCATCGCCAGAGCAATCCTGATTCCCGGTCAATATCGCCGCAAGGATGCTCTAAAATTTTATGGCTCCCAAGCCGCTCAATTGATGTTTGGGGTTGTGGTTATGTTGATTATTGCGGGAATTATTGAAGGGTTTTTCTCTCCCAGTCCATTGGTTCCCGATGTCTTTAAATATCTCGTGGGTGCGGGAATTTTTAGCGTGTTTGTTCTTTATTGCAGCCGGGGCTTTAATGACGCGGAGAGGGGTTGA
- a CDS encoding carbohydrate kinase family protein: MTDPRVLCLGEILFDCLADQMGQPLEAVESWTPYPGGAPANVACALVKLGTPAAFIGSVGQDKEGQELCALLQSIGVDTTGIQHHPTAPTRQVYVLRSESGDREFAGFGDRAPDSFADADLQAGELPIELFQKADFLVLGTLELAYEPSRAATLRALSLAEQYGVKVVLDVNWRPMFWRDTQEAKPLIEELWSAVDFLKLSNEEAQMFFGTEDAGAIAHRIGSVEGVLVTAGGEKPISYCLSDTEGKVPPVAVAVQDTTGAGDAFLAGFLHQLCQQGIAKLGQRSTAKQIVTYASAVGGLTTMKPGAIAAQPSAAQVEAFISQQ; encoded by the coding sequence CTGACCGATCCTCGCGTACTGTGTTTAGGTGAAATTCTCTTTGATTGCCTTGCAGACCAAATGGGGCAACCCCTCGAAGCCGTTGAATCCTGGACTCCTTATCCCGGCGGCGCGCCGGCAAATGTTGCCTGTGCGTTAGTGAAGTTGGGAACCCCTGCCGCTTTTATTGGTTCTGTCGGACAAGATAAGGAAGGGCAAGAACTTTGCGCCTTACTCCAATCCATTGGGGTCGATACAACGGGCATTCAGCATCATCCCACCGCCCCCACGCGACAAGTTTACGTGTTGCGTTCGGAGTCGGGCGATCGCGAATTTGCGGGATTTGGCGATCGCGCGCCGGATAGTTTTGCCGATGCGGATCTGCAAGCAGGGGAACTCCCCATCGAACTGTTCCAAAAAGCGGATTTTTTGGTCTTGGGAACCCTAGAACTGGCATACGAACCCTCCCGCGCCGCAACGCTTCGCGCCCTCTCTCTAGCAGAACAGTATGGGGTTAAAGTCGTGTTGGATGTGAACTGGCGACCCATGTTTTGGCGCGATACCCAGGAAGCCAAACCTTTAATCGAAGAACTTTGGTCGGCGGTGGATTTCCTCAAACTGTCTAATGAAGAAGCGCAAATGTTTTTCGGGACGGAAGATGCTGGCGCGATCGCGCACCGAATTGGCTCAGTAGAGGGCGTTCTCGTGACCGCAGGCGGCGAAAAACCCATTAGTTATTGTTTGAGCGATACAGAGGGAAAAGTGCCTCCTGTCGCTGTAGCGGTACAAGATACGACAGGTGCCGGAGATGCCTTCCTTGCCGGATTTTTACATCAATTGTGTCAGCAGGGGATTGCCAAGCTAGGTCAACGGTCAACAGCAAAGCAAATTGTTACCTACGCCTCTGCGGTTGGCGGATTGACGACAATGAAACCGGGCGCGATCGCGGCGCAACCCAGCGCAGCACAAGTGGAAGCCTTCATCAGTCAACAGTAA
- a CDS encoding YdcF family protein, with product MFLLLTRVLLWILVGYIIYYVLIEWLTDKWRAIIGTIVIWAVLTLGFYDPTFTGLSLLWGIMSFFVKPLGLSMLLVFIGLQHIPDEKKRLFGRRLIISALVILLITSNPFISYKLAQRLEFEWIRLDQVRKEISPTVKKNAAAIVLIGEGKTKIDLRNRDRVELSEGSGRVLYAANLYRKQKRQAFAPLVIVVAGEEPNIYSAEAVEGSTVNQPAITEAQSIAILLERLGVSSGDIILETEGVNVRTIALTVEDILKDVNIKDKATIVINSALQMRRTALSFMNLGINVISKPTDFYTFQPPTAIVTTQVAPLDLVPSAEALALSSRVIEEYLGLVFYFLRGWLSPIIL from the coding sequence ATGTTCTTATTACTGACGCGAGTTCTACTTTGGATACTGGTTGGCTACATAATCTACTACGTTCTGATTGAGTGGCTAACAGACAAGTGGCGAGCCATTATCGGAACGATCGTCATTTGGGCAGTCTTGACCCTAGGATTTTACGATCCCACCTTCACGGGGCTTTCGCTCCTGTGGGGGATTATGTCCTTCTTTGTCAAGCCCTTGGGATTGTCAATGCTGCTGGTTTTCATCGGTTTGCAACATATTCCCGATGAGAAAAAACGACTTTTTGGACGCAGATTAATTATTAGCGCGCTGGTTATTCTCTTGATTACCAGCAACCCTTTTATTTCCTATAAACTCGCGCAGCGACTCGAATTCGAGTGGATTCGCCTCGATCAAGTTCGCAAAGAAATTTCTCCCACCGTGAAAAAGAATGCCGCCGCGATCGTTTTGATTGGGGAAGGAAAAACTAAAATTGATTTGCGCAACCGCGATCGCGTCGAACTCTCGGAAGGAAGCGGTCGCGTTCTCTATGCCGCCAATCTCTACCGCAAGCAAAAACGTCAAGCGTTCGCCCCTTTAGTTATTGTTGTCGCTGGAGAAGAACCCAATATCTATAGTGCAGAAGCCGTGGAAGGCTCGACCGTCAACCAACCCGCGATTACCGAAGCACAATCTATTGCCATACTTTTGGAGCGTTTGGGGGTATCGAGCGGCGATATCATCCTTGAAACCGAAGGGGTTAACGTAAGAACGATTGCTTTAACCGTTGAGGATATTTTGAAAGATGTCAATATCAAAGACAAAGCAACGATTGTCATCAACTCTGCCCTGCAAATGCGGCGAACGGCATTGAGTTTTATGAATTTAGGGATTAATGTCATCTCTAAACCCACAGATTTTTATACCTTTCAACCGCCAACTGCAATTGTGACAACCCAAGTCGCGCCTTTAGATCTAGTTCCTTCTGCTGAAGCACTTGCCCTGTCGAGTCGAGTCATTGAAGAATATTTGGGCTTAGTGTTCTATTTCTTGCGCGGTTGGTTATCTCCCATCATCTTGTAA